Genomic window (Chitinophagales bacterium):
TAAATTCTTAACTGTAAGTTGAGAGGTTTGCACCTCTTCGCTGCCAATAATTACGGCAAAAGGAATTTGCTTCTTGTTGGCATAATCTAATTGTTTAGACAGCTTGGCAAGTGTTGGAAAAATTTCAGCATTCACGCCTGCTTTTCGCAATGCCAAAAGCGACTGAAATGCATATTCTTGTGTTGCTTCATCGAAATGGCAAAACAGCACTTGTGTGCCATTAAAAACGCTGCTTGGAAAGAGGTTCAATTCTTCCATAATATCAAATATCCGCTCAATGCCAAAACTAATTCCAACTCCTGTAAGATTTTTACCTCCAAAGATTTCTGTAAGATTATCGTAACGTCCCCCGCTTCCAATACTGCTTCTTAAACTGCCCGAATGGTTCTTAACTTCAATAATAAAACCTGTGTAATAATCTAACCCCCGTGCGAGTGAAATATCAATTTTTATCGGTGCTTGTGGTGCAGCTTTCAAAACCGTGTTTACTACCCACTCTAATTCCTGAATACCAACTCCGGCAGTAGCATTATCGCCAAAGAAGTTTTTGAGCTGCGATACAACCTCGCTATTGGTTCCTTGTATGTTCAAATACGTAGAAAGCATAATTATCTGCTGCTCCGTAAACCCATCTTGCAATAGCAGTTCAAATACTTTTGCCTGCTCTACTTTATCTAACTTATCTATGGCAATGGCAAGTGCAGAGAACTGTTCGGTGCAATTCATTTTTTCTGCCAAGCCTGCTAATATTTTTCTATTTGAAATTTTTAGTTCTACCTCGCTTAAGCCAAGTGCTGCAAAAACTTCGTGAAAGAGTAATACCAATTCAGTTTCATTCAATAAGCCCGAGCTGCCAATGATATCGGCATCGCATTGGTAAAATTCCTGATACCGTCCTTTTTGAGGGCGGTCTGCACGCCAAACCGAACCAATATGAAAACGCCTGAATGGGAATGCCAACTTATCTTGATGCTGCACCACAAAACGTGCTAATGGAACTGTAAGGTCGTAACGCAATCCTTTTTCAGCCAAAAGCCTTGTTGCAGCAGTAGAGTTTTGAGCAGATAATATATCGGGCGAAACATTCTTTAAATAATCGCCACTATTTAAGATTTTAAAAAGCAACTTATCACCCTCAGCACCATACTTTCCGGTAAGTGTTTCTAAGCGCTCTATTGCCGGGGTTTCAATTGCCTGAAAGCCATAGCGAGTAAACACTTCTTTGATAATTTCAAACAAAAAATTTCGCTTAGCTACTTCATGAGGTAAAAAGTCGCGCGTACCCTTGCTAAGTGCAGGTTTTATTTTTTCCATAAAGCGAAAATACTTTTTAGAACGGCACCTTAAACAGCTATTCCAAAAATTATTAAATAGGGTTTACCATTCAATAATCACTACGCCTTTTACACCGCTATCGTAATAGCCGCCATAAGCATAATTAGTGCTGGCACCATTGTAAAGTGCAGTAAAATACCTGGCAGAAACACCCGGAATATTTATTGCGCCTCCGGTGCTATTTTTACCAATAAAACTCAATGAATTATATAGGTATCCTGCATAATTATTTCCACTGCTACCTCCAGTGCTGCCGCCCCCATTACCGCCATTGAGTGATAAGCCAAAAGACATACCGCCTCCATTACCATTGCTAAACCCATCCTGTGCACCACCGCCACCGCCACCTGCTGCACAAAGTGTAATACCGCTTCTTTGAATATAAGAACCGGTGCCGCCTCTACCGCTGTTATTGCCAGAGTTGTATCCTGTTCCTCCTGCTCCGGCAAATACCGTAAGTGTTTCTCCGGCATTTACAGGAATTTCACCAAAAACAACACCACCACAGCCACCACTAGTGTTTCCGTTACTGGTGCTATTGCCACCTCCGCCTCCGCCTCCTGCTAATGTTACTCTTATTTGCGAAATACCCGCAGGGACAACAAAACTGAATGAAGAACCTGTTCCCGGATTTCCGGCTGCCGTTGCAGAAACAAAGGTTTGAGATCCGGTTGAATATGGCATTGAACCTACAGCCCCCCACATACCAACTCCGGTTGGACCTGTTACACCTTGTGCTCCTGTTGCGCCTGTTGCGCCTTGCAATCCTTGAGCGCCTGTTGCACCTGTATCTCCTTTAACTCCCGTATTACCTGTAGCTCCGGTTACACCTTGTGCTCCGGTGGCTCCTGTTGCGCCTTGCAATCCTTGAGGACCTGTGGCACCATCTACTCC
Coding sequences:
- the hisS gene encoding histidine--tRNA ligase, which codes for MKPALSKGTRDFLPHEVAKRNFLFEIIKEVFTRYGFQAIETPAIERLETLTGKYGAEGDKLLFKILNSGDYLKNVSPDILSAQNSTAATRLLAEKGLRYDLTVPLARFVVQHQDKLAFPFRRFHIGSVWRADRPQKGRYQEFYQCDADIIGSSGLLNETELVLLFHEVFAALGLSEVELKISNRKILAGLAEKMNCTEQFSALAIAIDKLDKVEQAKVFELLLQDGFTEQQIIMLSTYLNIQGTNSEVVSQLKNFFGDNATAGVGIQELEWVVNTVLKAAPQAPIKIDISLARGLDYYTGFIIEVKNHSGSLRSSIGSGGRYDNLTEIFGGKNLTGVGISFGIERIFDIMEELNLFPSSVFNGTQVLFCHFDEATQEYAFQSLLALRKAGVNAEIFPTLAKLSKQLDYANKKQIPFAVIIGSEEVQTSQLTVKNLIEGTQEKVELSALSDYFSSK